A stretch of the Vitis riparia cultivar Riparia Gloire de Montpellier isolate 1030 chromosome 13, EGFV_Vit.rip_1.0, whole genome shotgun sequence genome encodes the following:
- the LOC117928929 gene encoding putative disease resistance protein RGA4 codes for MAEQIPFSIAEEILTKLGSLVAQEIGLARGVRKELKKLGDTLTTIKAVLLDAEERQEREHAVENWVRRFKDVIYDADDLLDDFATYELGRGGMARQVSRFFSSSNQVAFHLRMGHGIKDIRGRLDDIANDISKFNFIPRATTSMRVGNTGRETHSFVLMSEIKGRDEDKEKIIEILLQSNNEENLSVVAIVGIGGLGKTTLAQLVYNDEKVVNHFDLRLWVCVSDDFDVKILVRNIIKSATGSDVENLELDQLKNKLHEKLTQKRYLLVLDDVWNEDSEKWNQLRILLKVGARGSKVVATTRSSKVASIMGIDSPYVLEGLNEGQSWALFKSLAFGEDQQNAHPNLLRIGEEITKMCNGVPLVIRTLGRILHSKTEESQWLSIKTNENLMSLQDGNNISLVLKLSYDNLPSHLKQCFTYCALFPKDYRIERKLLVQLWMAQGYIQPSNGNDHLEDVGDQYFEELLSRSLFQDIEKDDNNNILSCKMHDLIHDLAQFVVKFEIIILTDDVKNMLERVHHVSFDDQWSPKMKVLKAKPIRTLFKLSKIYFQLGHNVVSTVNTLIPNCRCLRVLDLSKFSEKLPKSLGKLVHLRYLDLSCGGFEVLPSGITSLQNLQTLKLSECGSLKELPRNMRKMINLRHLEIDGCWELDYMPCRLGELTMLQTLPLFVIGKGDRKGIGRLNELKCLNNLRGGLEIRNLQRVKGGALESKEANLKEKRYLQSLNLHWGWGRGEDNPNGEDCELVMEGLQPHPNLKELRMYGYTGVKFPGWMSSILPSLQHLDLKFLNVEYMLENSSSSEPFLPSLKTLTLYGLRHFKEWYRREIAGEQALSCPSLSQLQIRECDQLTTFQLLSSPLLSLLKVQDCGRLTSFKLLSSPRLSKLDIENCSCLESLQLSSLPCLEELNLRGVREEILWRIILVSSSLKSLHVWSIYDLVSLPDDRLQHLTSLKSLEIGLCHELMSLFQGIQRLRGLRELSIKGIPNLVSLPKGLQHVTTLETLSITYCDDFTTLPDWISSLTSLSVLEIWGCRRFKLEDRSKIAHIPTIEIR; via the coding sequence TAGTCGCTTCTTCTCATCTTCAAATCAAGTTGCATTTCATTTGAGAATGGGTCATGGAATCAAAGATATTAGAGGAAGGCTAGATGACATTGCAAATGATATCTCtaagtttaattttattccAAGGGCGACAACTAGCATGCGGGTAGGGAATACGGGGAGAGAGACCCACTCTTTTGTGTTGATGTCTGAAATTAAAGGAAGGGATGAAGACAAAGAGAAGATAATAGAAATATTGTTGCaatcaaacaatgaagaaaatctTTCTGTTGTTGCCATTGTTGGTATTGGTGGTTTAGGCAAGACCACCTTAGCCCAATTGGTATACAATGATGAGAAGGTGGTAAACCATTTTGATCTTAGGTTGTGGGTATGTGTTTCTGATGATTTTGATGTGAAAATCCTAGTTAGAAACATCATAAAATCTGCAACAGGTAGCGATGTAGAGAACTTGGAGTTGgatcaactaaaaaataaacttcaTGAAAAGTTGACTCAAAAAAGGTATTTGTTGGTACTAGATGATGTTTGGAATGAGGACTCTGAAAAGTGGAATCAATTGAGGATTTTGTTGAAAGTTGGTGCTAGGGGGAGTAAAGTTGTAGCGACCACTCGAAGCTCTAAAGTTGCATCAATTATGGGAATTGATTCCCCATACGTTTTGGAAGGCTTAAACGAAGGTCAATCTTGGGCTTTGTTTAAAAGTCTAGCATTTGGAGAAGATCAACAAAATGCACATCCAAACCTCTTAAGAATAGGAGAAGAAATCACAAAAATGTGCAATGGAGTCCCTCTCGTAATTAGAACTTTAGGAAGAATATTGCATTCTAAAACCGAAGAAAGTCAATGGTTGTCCATAAAAACCAATGAAAATCTAATGTCGCTTCAAGATGGGAACAACATATCATTGGTATTAAAGTTAAGCTATGATAATTTACCAAGTCATTTGAAACAATGTTTTACTTATTGTGCGTTGTTTCCAAAAGACTATAGAATAGAGAGAAAATTGTTGGTACAATTATGGATGGCTCAAGGTTACATTCAACCTTCAAATGGAAATGACCATTTGGAGGATGTTGGTGATCAATATTTCGAGGAGTTATTATCACGGTCATTGTTTCAAGATATTGAAAAAgatgataacaataatatattaagttgTAAAATGCATGACCTTATCCATGATCTAGCACAATTTGTTGTAAAGTTTGAGATCATTATTTTGACAGATGATGTGAAAAATATGTTGGAAAGAGTTCATCATGTGTCATTCGACGACCAATGGAGTCCGAAAATGAAGGTCTTAAAGGCAAAACCCATAAGAACCTTATTTAAGCtctctaaaatttattttcaacttgGTCACAATGTTGTTTCTACAGTGAATACACTTATTCCAAATTGCAGGTGTCTACGAGTGTTGGACTTATCTAAGTTTAGTGAAAAGCTGCCaaagtctttaggtaaattgGTTCATTTGAGATATCTCGACCTTTCTTGCGGTGGATTTGAGGTACTTCCTAGTGGAATTACAAGCTTACAAAACCTGCAGACATTGAAACTCTCGGAATGTGGTTCTCTTAAAGAATTGCcaagaaatatgagaaaaatgatCAACTTGAGGCACCTCGAGATAGATGGATGCTGGGAATTGGATTATATGCCTTGTAGATTGGGAGAATTGACTATGCTTCAGACCCTACCATTATTTGTTATTGGGAAAGGTGACCGTAAGGGAATAGGTAGGCTGAATGAATTGAAATGCCTTAACAATCTGAGAGGAGGGCTAGAGATTAGAAATCTTCAGAGGGTAAAGGGTGGGGCATTAGAATCCAAAGAAGCAAACTTGAAGGAAAAACGCTACCTTCAGTCCTTGAATTTACACTGGGGGTGGGGGCGGGGGGAAGACAACCCGAATGGAGAGGATTGTGAGTTGGTGATGGAAGGCCTGCAGCCACACCCAAATCTAAAGGAGCTCCGCATGTATGGTTACACAGGTGTGAAGTTTCCCGGTTGGATGAGTTCCATTCTGCCTTCTCTCCAGCATCTGGATCTTAAATTTCTTAATGTGGAATACATGTTGGAAAACTCTTCATCATCAGAGCCATTCTTGCCATCTCTTAAAACACTCACCCTCTATGGGTTGCGTCATTTCAAGGAATGGTATAGGAGGGAGATAGCAGGAGAGCAAGCTCTTTCGTGTCCTTCTCTTTCTCAATTACAGATCCGTGAGTGTGATCAGTTAACAACCTTCCAACTGCTTTCATCTCCCCTTCTTTCCCTATTAAAAGTCCAAGATTGTGGTAGGTTGACATCCTTCAAACTGCTTTCATCCCCTCGTCTTTCTAAATTAGATATCGAGAATTGCAGTTGCTTGGAATCCTTGCAACTGTCTTCTTTACCTTGTCTTGAGGAACTAAACCTGCGTGGAGTCCGTGAGGAGATACTATGGCGGATAATTTTGGtctcttcttcattgaagtCTCTGCATGTTTGGTCCATATATGATCTGGTATCTCTGCCAGATGATCGTCTACAACACCTCACTTCTCTCAAGTCTTTGGAAATTGGGCTTTGTCATGAACTAATGTCTCTGTTTCAAGGGATTCAACGCCTTAGAGGCTTGCGTGAACTATCTATTAAGGGAATTCCAAACTTGGTGTCTCTCCCAAAGGGGCTTCAACATGTTACCACACTGGAAACTCTCTCAATTACTTATTGTGATGATTTCACCACTTTACCTGACTGGATAAGCAGCCTAACTTCCCTTTCAGTGCTGGAAATTTGGGGGTGCCGTAGATTCAAGCTTGAAGATCGGTCCAAGATTGCTCATATTCCAACAATTGAAATCCGCTAA